Proteins encoded by one window of Rhodobacteraceae bacterium IMCC1335:
- a CDS encoding aminotransferase class III-fold pyridoxal phosphate-dependent enzyme — protein sequence MNQLTNYLPTDELQRRNAAHHMQPFSAQDELSAQGARVITSAKGVYITDSDGNQYLDAMAGLWCVNIGYGRSELADVAARQMRELPYYNTFFQTTHVPVIELSERLAQLAPDNLNHVFYAGSGSEANDTNIRMVRQYWALKGHPERKVIISRNNAYHGSSLGSASLGGMSAMHAQGGMPIPDIHHINQPNWWSEGGDLDPEEFGLARARELEQAILDIGQEHVAAFIGEPVQGAGGVIVPPQSYWPEIQRICRKYGILLIADEVICGFGRTGNWFGSQTLDIQPDIMTIAKGLSSGYQPIGGSIVSDEIAAVMATAEFTHGYTYSSHPVAAAVALENIRILDEENIVTNVRMHTAPYLKTQWESLSDHPMVGEAKIVGMMGSIALTPDKQSRAKFEADAGTAGYICRELCFANNLVMRHVGDRMIISPPLIISTDEIDILISRARKALDETHAALIEKGLWKAA from the coding sequence ATGAATCAATTGACCAATTATTTGCCTACAGATGAATTGCAGAGGCGCAACGCGGCCCATCATATGCAACCATTTTCTGCGCAAGATGAGCTGTCGGCTCAAGGCGCGCGGGTGATAACCAGCGCCAAAGGTGTCTATATCACTGATTCAGACGGCAACCAGTATCTGGATGCAATGGCGGGGTTATGGTGCGTGAATATCGGTTATGGGCGCAGCGAATTGGCCGATGTGGCGGCGCGTCAGATGCGCGAATTGCCCTATTATAACACATTTTTTCAAACCACACATGTGCCAGTGATCGAATTGTCAGAGCGCTTGGCCCAATTGGCCCCAGACAATTTGAACCACGTATTTTATGCCGGCTCAGGATCCGAGGCCAATGACACCAATATTCGGATGGTGAGGCAATATTGGGCGCTCAAAGGCCATCCTGAGCGCAAGGTTATCATCAGCCGGAACAACGCCTATCACGGGTCAAGTCTGGGCAGCGCCTCGCTGGGTGGAATGAGCGCGATGCACGCCCAAGGTGGCATGCCAATTCCCGATATTCATCATATCAACCAGCCCAATTGGTGGTCAGAAGGGGGCGATTTGGACCCTGAAGAATTTGGGTTGGCCCGCGCCCGCGAGCTTGAACAAGCGATTTTAGATATTGGTCAAGAGCACGTTGCGGCCTTTATCGGTGAACCCGTGCAAGGCGCTGGTGGTGTGATCGTGCCGCCGCAGAGTTATTGGCCCGAAATTCAACGCATTTGCCGTAAATATGGTATCTTGCTGATCGCTGACGAGGTGATCTGCGGCTTTGGGCGCACGGGTAATTGGTTTGGTAGCCAAACCTTGGATATTCAGCCCGATATCATGACCATCGCAAAAGGCCTTAGTTCGGGCTATCAGCCGATTGGGGGCTCAATCGTCAGCGACGAAATTGCCGCTGTTATGGCAACCGCGGAGTTCACTCATGGCTATACTTATTCCAGCCATCCGGTGGCCGCGGCGGTGGCTTTGGAAAATATCCGGATTCTTGATGAAGAAAATATCGTTACGAATGTGCGCATGCATACGGCCCCCTATTTAAAAACCCAATGGGAAAGCCTGAGCGATCATCCAATGGTGGGGGAAGCCAAGATTGTGGGAATGATGGGTTCAATCGCTTTGACGCCGGATAAACAGAGCCGGGCAAAATTTGAAGCCGATGCGGGAACTGCGGGCTATATCTGCCGCGAGCTCTGCTTTGCCAATAATTTGGTGATGCGTCATGTCGGCGATCGGATGATTATTTCGCCGCCCTTGATTATTTCCACCGATGAGATTGATATATTGATCAGCCGGGCGCGCAAAGCCTTGGATGAAACCCACGCGGCGCTGATTGAAAAAGGCCTTTGGAAAGCGGCTTAG
- a CDS encoding DUF1194 domain-containing protein, with the protein MKMRFTPLKSFICSLFLGFHPALACEIELVIAMDVSRSVDQYEFDLMRSGTANAFRHPEIIDMINWMDGGIAVSLTQWSGLDKQRVMLPWRHLQDKSSIARFATEIDQMKRAFRFEFTAPAQGLSHAFSMFAQNPTPCERKVIDLSGDGRANQGESTGQMASLIAGLGVTINGLVIRGDHPDPLEFYVNDIQRGPLSFVEIADGYDDFPRAIFQKIQREIAPLYSENSPRMR; encoded by the coding sequence ATGAAGATGCGTTTCACACCATTAAAAAGCTTCATCTGCAGCCTGTTTCTTGGGTTTCACCCAGCCCTTGCCTGCGAGATCGAATTGGTGATCGCGATGGATGTATCGCGCTCGGTGGATCAATATGAATTTGACCTGATGCGCAGCGGCACGGCCAATGCGTTCCGGCATCCCGAAATTATCGACATGATCAATTGGATGGACGGGGGCATTGCGGTCAGCCTCACCCAATGGAGCGGTCTAGACAAACAACGCGTCATGCTACCTTGGCGGCATTTACAAGATAAATCTTCAATCGCGCGCTTTGCAACTGAGATCGATCAGATGAAACGCGCCTTTCGCTTTGAATTTACTGCCCCCGCGCAGGGCCTGAGCCACGCGTTTTCAATGTTTGCCCAAAACCCCACGCCATGTGAGCGCAAAGTGATCGATCTTTCCGGCGATGGCAGGGCCAATCAAGGCGAAAGCACGGGTCAAATGGCCAGTCTGATTGCTGGCTTGGGCGTCACGATTAACGGGCTGGTCATCCGCGGAGATCACCCAGACCCGCTTGAGTTTTATGTAAATGATATCCAACGCGGGCCGCTATCCTTCGTGGAAATAGCCGATGGCTATGATGATTTCCCGCGCGCAATTTTCCAAAAAATCCAGCGTGAAATTGCACCGCTTTACTCGGAAAATTCGCCTAGGATGCGTTAA
- a CDS encoding EamA family transporter — MSKKNAVMLILLGGTFMSFVGLYMRLVTDANGFQILFYRSLSLCAIVGLVSCLRRRIGPVQFLRRLDQADFKMGSALALAFTCYVFAMLYTSIASTLFILSATPFIAAIIGWVWINEKPQNVTWIAMIFASCGVYLMVREGAQLGQSFGNVMALISAACFALMLVLARKSGKQDVLGGTFTGGAICALMGAGATLFSGAGFAILPQDLVIILIMGAFGIGIGIAFVTWGASYVPAAEVSLLVLIESVLGPIWPWIFLGEAMSPTELAGGLTILASVALFARVSAKPETKRNAQNSAL; from the coding sequence GATCCTTCTTGGGGGCACATTTATGAGCTTTGTGGGGCTTTACATGCGCCTTGTCACCGATGCGAATGGTTTTCAGATCTTATTTTACCGCTCGCTGAGCCTCTGCGCAATCGTGGGCCTTGTCAGCTGTTTGCGCCGCCGCATTGGACCGGTCCAGTTTTTACGGCGCTTGGATCAAGCAGATTTCAAAATGGGCTCGGCGCTGGCACTGGCTTTTACCTGCTATGTCTTCGCCATGCTTTATACCAGCATTGCCTCAACTCTGTTTATCCTCTCGGCCACGCCCTTTATAGCGGCAATAATCGGCTGGGTTTGGATCAATGAAAAGCCGCAGAATGTCACTTGGATTGCGATGATCTTTGCCTCCTGCGGGGTTTACCTTATGGTGCGCGAAGGGGCTCAGCTTGGCCAAAGCTTTGGCAATGTGATGGCCTTAATTTCCGCCGCCTGTTTTGCCTTAATGCTGGTTCTGGCGCGCAAAAGCGGCAAACAAGATGTGCTGGGTGGAACCTTCACCGGCGGTGCGATCTGCGCGCTGATGGGCGCGGGCGCAACCCTTTTTTCAGGGGCCGGTTTTGCTATATTGCCGCAGGATTTAGTGATCATTTTGATCATGGGCGCTTTTGGGATCGGCATCGGCATTGCCTTTGTCACATGGGGGGCGAGCTATGTTCCGGCCGCCGAAGTCAGCCTTTTGGTTTTGATCGAAAGCGTTCTAGGCCCCATCTGGCCGTGGATTTTCTTGGGCGAAGCGATGAGCCCTACCGAACTGGCTGGAGGTCTTACAATTTTGGCATCGGTCGCCCTATTTGCCCGAGTCAGCGCCAAACCCGAAACAAAGAGAAACGCGCAAAACAGCGCGCTTTAA